The Montipora foliosa isolate CH-2021 chromosome 6, ASM3666993v2, whole genome shotgun sequence genome includes the window gggcttgtcgtaagccgttgtcgcatgcgacaaagtcgtaccgtgtaaatcgggcCTTACAGGGCTCCACATTAACACTCACCCATTTCCCATTGGAGAGTAAatttcaaaagtaaaaaaatagaaCTGAACCAGAATAATCATCCTATTtggaaagtaatttttttgacTATGACAGaaaaccaattttctttttaaaggccTTAAGCCAAAtgtatgcaaataaaatgagcAAGCAACCCCTAAACATTGAGCGATTAGCAATCATTTGCCATGACCACCTCATTTTCCACCACATCAAAGAGCTTCTGTCTGAGGAAGTATGGGTACAATAATCACACGAAAATATCACACATGGAAACTGAATGTGCCATATTGGATTGGGGCTTCTCAATAAGATCGAATAACACATTGACATTATCaagaaacatttttatttctgcACTAACCGACTTTAATACTGTAATCCATTTTGGAAAGTGAGATTCTGAGATGGAGAGCAAATTTTGAAACCTAATGTACTCTCCAAAGTGAAAAGTGGTGCCAAAAGTTAGTGTCAAACCCTGTGCTATATTTTGCAGAGTGTACAATAATGACATTTATTTTATTACAATACAGCAGAAAGGACATTCCAAAAAGCAAATATACTGACACCACAGATGAAAAGACCCCTGCCAcccaaaggaaagaaaacgcaTCCTGTTAAACCAAAGatgcaaaaaaaagaactaaaaaaGCCAAGCAGTGAAAGCTCAACAAGATTAATGCCTAAAGACACTACTGTGCTTCCCTTCCCACCCCAAGTGGATATCGCTGTTCATGACAATGATGACAACTTCTGGGACTTTTATGATAAGCCTTTCAACAAACCAACATAACCTTGTAATGTCACTTTAGCTGACCAATCCTTAAATCTGATAACTGCAGACAAATCAATATTgcttaaaattctttttaatgcAGAGGTACAATTCCTGCTCATAATGCCATGCTTTCTTAAAAGCAGGAGAGCCTGCAGGAACGTTTTTAATGAGTTTCTTCTAATTAAATTAATAACTGCCAGTATGAAaagtaaaaaattattaatacatgtacaatgcaaTTGAGTATCTCTGTCTTAATACCTCTCATTTCACTATTGAAACCACTGCAAGCCAGACTATTGTTATTCATCACATTGGTGAACTATATGTGATTTACTGGATCTCCTAgtcataataataaattaatattattgtcaagTCTATTATGTAAACTGATTTTGTGCATAGAAGTTAATGAAAACATTAGTTAAAAAAACGATCAAAGCCTAACTATTTATATATAAacctaaaaacaactttgtataatttcaaaatttacatacatgtaataaacACACTTTTTGTCTATTTTTCTGTACACCATTAattaatgggaaaaaaaaagaaaactgtcagAATCAAAATACTTTGCATAAAAAGTGTTTCTGACAGTACAACCTCACTCCAATTTTAATTTGGGAGCTCCAGGGTAACCCTTCGTGTGTAAGCTGGCTATTACAAGTTTGGAACAgtgaatattattattgaaaaatcGTTCAATCAAGTCTGATTTGTTCAAATACATAGGACACGATACACTACTTGTATCTTAAGAACTGAACAAAAGATCTCCTTTTGCATGCCAGGACCTTGGCTTCAAAAGATTGGGAAAATATAGAGGTTATTAACTAATAAGGGATGAAAGACAGAAAATCCACATCTGCAGCCAGCTAGATACTCTCATTTTCAAAGCTTCTGAGCATGCAGTCACACATGAATGTGCACTCGCAGATCTCCACATTTAAGAGTGGTGTGAACTGTCCCTTGGACATAAATAAGCTGAAAGCATAACTGCAATCTTCAACACTAATAGAGGCTTGACTTCACATCGCAGACAAAATTTCATCTGCAATCTGGGTCTCTAGAGATCCtaatgctgaaaaaaaaaaaaaaaaaaaaacaaacattggAAAAAGTACACTTGGTagtttacatttttattataaTGCAATGAAAACTTTTCAAATGTGTTAGAATTACCTTTCTCACCAGGGAATGTTCCATGTCAAACGGTTTTGGCTACACCATGTGTAGTGTGTACAGtgcttgaaatttaaaaaaatcccaagttgtccctgtttcaaaagccgGGAAACTAAACCCATAAATTTGGTTGCCTTGATGAATGCTTGGTTGCCCATTGGGAAACCACCTACGATTAAATGCATACTGTGTTGAGATGAAATCCTATGGAGTTGGAGCATGAGTATCCCATAGTTCTAAGTGTGCACCTGTaattttttgtggaagtctggGTTTAAGTTTTAGCATttaacttcacactactatcAGACATTGATAACAAAAAACCGATGAGTGAATCAGGTACTGCTTATGAAacacattttctatttttggctgggttgtccaTTGTTTTTTCGTCTGGCaaccaaccttttcattttaccaaaaactagtTGCCCGGTAAACTTTCCGGTTGTCTGGGACGACCAGACGACCGGACGACTGCTAAATTCAAGTACTGAGTACGAAAGTTATTACTTTGACTGAAAACATCAAACCTTTTGAGAAATAAATGATGTTACCTCCTGGCATCTCTGGGAAAACTGTCTCTTGTCCATTACCAAAAATGCCAACAATATCAACATCATTGTCAGAACCATTAACAACTGACTTCAGTGGGGAGCCATCACCTGGAAGCAAATCTGATACGGGAACACTTGTACTAGGAATGACACCTGGCGAGAAAGCTGATGAAACCTGATCATCTTCGGAACTGGACTGGACTaaaaaggcaataaaataaGCAGATCAAGCTGAACGTCAGAGATACATGTAATGTTGAATGTATGTCCAGACTATTTAAAgggctactatgatcaaaaaatcacttctttttttcttcagattttgaaagtgtgattgctcaacacttgactggcaaaattttaagctttgatttttatccaaaggctatttactttgagtataagttttggatttcagggTCTGCCCATTACACACGTTTTAAACTGAcgaattggacctcagagggttggatctggggaaaagtgatgtcatttacttactggcttaaaatttcagcatgtaaatgcagcttatgatatatgcaaaacatgagttttaaaagtctgaaagcccaaaagtCTGTGCTGGATATTAGCGGTAATTCAGccgtgtacacacgcattgcattcttaaaccattgagtctttgacgtcactttctccttgatccaagctctctcaagattttaaagttagtaatggcagaccattaaacaggaaattccagttaaaataaacaggtgtctttaaaatcaaggcttaaaactttgatCAGTTACTGTTtcgttaacatagttttgaaatccaaagaaaaataaaattgcttttttggtcacagtagcactttaatgaGTTCAAGTCATAAAATTAATGTCCATGTAGAGTATGTATGACACCAAAATGTAGCAACAAACTTTCTCCCTTTCAAGTCTCTTTCCATGGTTTTGACAAAGCAGGCTCTGGGATTGAAATTCTTTTGGACATGTAGGACTTGGAAAGTCCCAGGCTTTTTGTGGTGAATAttttcattaaataaataaataaataaataatttatttatttatttatttatttattagactTCCAACAAATTACAATGCTATGGAGAAGCTGGACAGGTGAAGCTCTCcgaataaaactgaaaaaaaacaaGATTTACCAGTAATTATGATCAAAATAAAGAATCAAATTTAAGTCTACAGTCTGGGCAGCGGCATTTTGTGACCCAGGAGCAAGTGTTCGATGTATGAAATTGCTTATCAAAAATAGAACTTTGTATAATGCTTTTTAAGAAGCCCCTTGAAAGTACTCAAAGAAGTACATAAGACTAAGTGCAGCTCCACTGCTAATGCATTCCATGAAGGCACAACATAGTTAAAAATGACGAAGGTCTCAGTTTAGCACAAAGGTAAAGTACATAATTATAGGCCCTTTGTCAGACCTCCTTGTGCGCCTCATAGGATGGAATTCATTGGCAAAGTCGGAAGGATCAAGTGTGTGCAGTCCCTGTCTGCATTTGAACAGAAAAGTTGCCTCAAGGAAAGGGGCAAGAGACTACAGGCGACAAGTCTGCCCTTGTAGTCCTGAGTCAGATGAACCTAGTGGCCCTATGCTGAACTCCTTCAATTTTTATCAAGTTCTTCTTATAAAAGGCAGACCAGACAGGGACCCCAACTTCCAACTTGCTACGTACCACTGAAACATACAGTAGAGTAGCGTTTTACGTGTAGCTTGCATGGGAGCTTTGAACCCACAGGTACACTTTATGAAACCTAAGGAAAGATTCACCTTTTCAGTGATGGGTCAATATGCACTGTCCAGCTGAGGTCTTTTGTAACTGTAAATCCGAGATCACGGTAAGAATCTACAGGACCAATCAAAATATTTCCCATCTGATATGGATGGATGCATTAAAGGATTGAAAGATCTTGATATCCTAAGAATTTTGCATTTGGTAGAATTGACTGACATTCTCCAAGAGTCACCCCACTGCTTGATTGCAGAGATATCCTGCAGGAAATTCAAGCCATCCTCTAAAGTGCTTATTTTTCTAAAACACTTGGAGTCATCTGCAAACAAGGCGAGGTTTGACTCTGAGGAGACCACGCCAGAGAGGTCATTTATaataaaagcaaaaacaagaaaggCCCAAGAATAGATCCTTGTGGCACCCCTGAAAGTATGGGAAGCCAGTTGGAAGAACTTGACCCGGACCCGGAGAGTCAAGGATTCTTCCTATGTTGTGTCATACATTCACCATTTGAGTAgtgcaaaaagttaaaaaaaaagtaaagcgATAAACTAAATTTGCTATTCCCTGTCccttgaaatacatgtacagtaccttctgttttccttttcttgttttgtggctcAGAAGGTGCTTGTTGTATTTTCATCTTTGTTTTTTGATTGTTTGTTGAGGTAGAGTCATGTTCATGAAGCTTCTTCTTTAATGCTGATTTTATTTGTGCTCTGTGTAAAGAGAATGAAATGAGATTGTAAAGAatttatgttgtagttcaatttgcactttggtacaatttgtttttgaactggtacagaatatattgaactggtacaaaatagtttgaactggtacaattttaattgtactggtgcaaaacagtgaaaatagtttaatgtttgttgaacacaaagaacacacttcgttgataacagctgtttgccattcatttacttagttcaagaggttactgaaataatgtttgctgagcattcagagcaggacagaaatagcaagacttgttggaaatactaggggtggcgaatggttcatcaaaaactctgggtctcgcaaaattttagtctaatttcacgggtctcgcagtctcgttttttgagcggttatctgcgtctcgcagtctcgttttttatatcataatgaaggtgtcaaacactttgaagtcttggtctcgcaatctaaaaagtcaaaatgcctcgggctcgcaaagaaaaacgctggtctcgccgtctcgcaaagtctcgcatttaccattcgccactcctaatacttaacagtctggtttgaccaagaataacatgtattgagtggttttaagcactaatttacacaatttaagcctaaacacttgttctaaaatggttagcttttatttacagtcatgatacatgtactaaacataaacatCAAGAATTcattttaaagcctgttcatttagtgtatgtggtgacaagggctaaggcttgctttttggcttatcatcaagttaccatgagtgtaccagtcctgcttttggtttggattagttttatcatgttgtgtgtacAATTCATTTTGCAGACTACACTGTATAACAGTaatacatgaattatgtcactgtttcaataagacaagaaataaagtgcagaaatcttacaatttaattttgctatttgtcattaaattaataaaatagtattttgagattagtgtcttgtagcaatttgttttgtttttccatatcaagatatctcaatgagtggtataggggaaacttagcaccaatcagcagtttttcatctacagcccacttgcttttttgcatgctgctgtaaaagatgttttggtagagaaatctagttccacattagtggcaatacaaggatagaatcAAGAGGGTGTGATCAGAGAGTTAACTTTGCCATACTCTGTCACAATTCTTACATATCCAGTCTCTTCAATTTTGatgatttgacccaagagcatattggggtgaaaagggttgatcttgtctacatgtactttatttttattgccaccatgtctaaaatcttaaattttggttgtttttgtgcttgctttcttgtttgctggtGATAGTCTTCTGCTGTTCGTGCAATGGACATAAACTTACGAACAACTTTACAACTCGACCTCTTACTTCTGAGTAGTTGTCATTCTCCCATTGACTTGTGATTTGACGTCCTCTATGTGCTGTTCTTTGGTGTGCTAAGATTAGAGTGTCGTAGAGTTTACTCCTTGGgataacagtttttctgtcaggtgtttgcagttttcagagcaacttcagaataccccgccacagctaaccactattgtttcccctatgcgacatcttttgaagaacgagacttaatacaatagagcctattcttattcaatgaaatgcaaataagtggcggggtattctgaagtttagcccagtTTTTCTTGGTGGtatgtccatttctttctttgtgactgagatagtttgccttccgtttctctcgaatcactactcgatttttcactttgaattttcaagtattccattgcttcattgtaaaattgatcttcgataaacatggttagttgtgatgtatttcgcttctgcttttgcttaaagtcatctaatctttgataaaatatttcgtgtGAATTTACACACTGCATTGTCGAGCTGTTTTCTTCCAACGAAACTTGCTAAgtctaaatgtgaataaactgaaaattggaccgagagtggcctgggatgaaaaaaaaatatttggacagagagtggcctgggatgaatattaaaatattcaattataaattatcatggtacgtttgcatgatctgcttgtgtggtcaagtggataagagagtggacaacagatccagaggtagggagttcattaagttcaagttcgggtgagtaaaaaagaaagtcttgagtATACTGTGTAAAGTCTGTCATAGAGGGAGTGGGCATAAGGATATACAAGGAGGGGAGCCACCTGGAAAATGAGGGGGGATAGAACTGTGAAAGAAAGTGGGGTTGGATAGAGGTGATGGGGAAGATGAGGGAGGGGTAGgaaagtagaagaaaagaaagaaataacgtgttcttttttagaccccctaaaagACATGCCCCTGTTTTTttataactacatgtacaccccaaaaaaaggaaaatcccttttttagacagttgataaaaataaaccagtacaattaaaattgtaccagttcgatatattctgtaccagttcagaaaaaatcgtaccaaaggaacaaattgtactacAACATTTACACTTCTGCCTTTATTTTGCTGTTACAGTAGTAGTACATGTAATTTGACACAGTTGTGCTTGTTTTCTCCTTTGTGATACTCTTGTACTGTAATTTTATCCGGTGATGTAAGTAGCAATTGAGCTATATTTATTTATGCTTCAAGTGAGGAAAGCAATGatccatttaaaataaaattttggctTCAATCCCAAATAAATGTTATGTAAATTGTTACTACTGAAACTTGGCATTCATGGTATGCATGTAAGCACAGCCCTAAGATTGACTGAGCTAGTGCCTGTATTCAAGGATTTCACCTTACATTCATATTGCAATCACTTACACTGACTTGCTTTTGACTTGGCcactaattttttttaaatcctctCCAAATCTCTTTACTGCGCTTCGTAACATCTCAATCTCTTCATCTCCCCACTTGCCACTGCTGCTGAAATAATGCAAGAGAACAGGAATGTCAACTGCTAACACatgttttgttctcttttcaCAGTGGTGGTGCATGTATCAACATCAGAAATGGTATGaagtttttaaattcttttgaaGCATGACAGGCTTTCATCATTTTGGCTGGAGTTTACCACCCTCCTATAAACACTGATGATAGACTCCAACATCAAAATCTCCATGATTCCCTCAACTCTACTCTTATCACACCCCAAGTTCTGCCATTATTACGCAGGTGACTTCAATCAGTTCACAAATTCTGGAACTTGTTCTTCTTCCAATCTGCAGAATGATGTACTCCAACCAACTCTAACAAAGCTCAAATTCTTGCAACTATTGGCTCCTCTGATCATTCCTCCATTATGCAAACACCAAGTCAACCACCAAACTTCAAACACAAACAGTCTCAAGACACAGATATCCCTCTCGAAACAATAATTATGTGCATTTGAAAACAACCTTAAGAAAATTAATTGGACTCCACAATCTTCCACTTTCCTACATGCAATGCAAAACTAGCCTTCTTCATGGACCAGGTTAACAACCTACATGTAATAGTCAAGCGTTTCCCATTGAATCATTTGAGATGCATCCAATGGATAAGCCGTGGTTAACCCCAGAAATTAAAGAtgctgttaaaaaaaacaacacacgTGTCTGGCCAGCGAAAAACATTCCTCTTGTTATATTCTATAGAAATAAGTTTAACCTATTCACACCTCAAAATTAATGCCCTAGAAGGCCccccactgatgagtaaaatcgtctggcatcagacagagtaaaatctattatttAGTGTCACTCTCAGAGGTCAATAggttaattaatggggacaaGGAAAAAAGGCCAAGAAGCAAAACTAGATAACTCTCAAGCCTCCTCACATAACTGGTGGaaagaaatcaagtaaagctatgatcctcgcaggtatggatgcaattttagcaactggGTAGTCAGAAGCctggacttcaacagggtttgaactcgtgacagTTGCTATaacggtgcgacgctctaaccaactgagctatgaagccacagacgttgggagctggtcatttgtgggttctaattttcctgTGAGGGATGGTGGAAAGAAGTTACACCGCTCTCTGGAACATCTAAAATCAAATGTTGTAGAAGGAAAGTGGACTAGCACTTGCCAACTATATTAATCAAGCATTTCCTAAGTTGGCAAGCAAAATTGCCCCCAATCTCATGGTGCCTCATTGCCCATCTCGTTGGAAAAAATTCCAGACAAGTTCTTCATCTAAGTGTGTAGTGTCCAACATGCACTCTCCACCATCAATATCTATAAATCTATGGGTCGGCATTCCAAACTGGTTACTAACTAAAAGAACAACTGTCACGTCCTGAGTTAACCAAAACATCACATATTTAATACTTCAGTCCAAGAAAGATCCATCCCAGCTTTATGGAAATGTGCAGATGTTATACCACTCCTGAAAAATTAAAGTGTCAAGTCTCCAGCAGATGATCTATGGCGGTATCTTTGACAACCGACTCCTTAGCGAGATTCTTGAAAAATGCAATTCCTGCCTCTTAAACCCTACATGTACACATCTGAATATCTGGATCCTTTAACTCCACAAGGGAAAGTATCCTCTGATAAAATGTCATACAGAACGTTACAAGAACAGTTTTATCCCATTCgcaattcaacattttttataAGTATTGAATCCATTTTTATAGTTTGTACATATTCACA containing:
- the LOC138008305 gene encoding chromatin complexes subunit BAP18-like isoform X1 encodes the protein MSSSAAKVAEIFTAAGEAFAHLGELTMQLHPLNSESGLTSPSASSASSSGKWGDEEIEMLRSAVKRFGEDLKKISGQVKSKSVAQIKSALKKKLHEHDSTSTNNQKTKMKIQQAPSEPQNKKRKTEVQSSSEDDQVSSAFSPGVIPSTSVPVSDLLPGDGSPLKSVVNGSDNDVDIVGIFGNGQETVFPEMPGALGSLETQIADEILSAM
- the LOC138008305 gene encoding chromatin complexes subunit BAP18-like isoform X2, with amino-acid sequence MSSSAAKVAEIFTAAGEAFAHLGELTMQLHPLNSESGLTSPSASSASSGKWGDEEIEMLRSAVKRFGEDLKKISGQVKSKSVAQIKSALKKKLHEHDSTSTNNQKTKMKIQQAPSEPQNKKRKTEVQSSSEDDQVSSAFSPGVIPSTSVPVSDLLPGDGSPLKSVVNGSDNDVDIVGIFGNGQETVFPEMPGALGSLETQIADEILSAM